One segment of Takifugu rubripes chromosome 5, fTakRub1.2, whole genome shotgun sequence DNA contains the following:
- the s1pr2 gene encoding sphingosine 1-phosphate receptor 2: MNLCRKAAVLCHPVAMKSKYSQYYNKSLIHSYYVFAKNLTTQDLDKRIEDKKQLPTLNIVIVVLCTIIILENLLVLIAVCRNKKFHSAMFFFIGNLAFSDLLAGSAYIANIFLSGSRTFDLMPIQWFIREGTVFIALAASVFSLLAIAMERYLAITKVKVYGSTKTCRMFLLIGASWVTSILLGGLPIIGWNCINNLPECSAVLPLYSKKYILFVVTIFSIILLSIVILYVKIYLIVRSSHQEATNSAAYALLKTVTIVLGVFIMCWLPAFTILLLDSFCQIQFCPILSKSQMFFGFATLNSALNPVIYTLRSKDMRKEFLRVLCCWGVLQSGRPADRCLVPLKSSSSLEHCTNKHEHQTTPIMQDCTTCV, from the coding sequence ATGAATCTTTGCCGTAAAGCCGCTGTGCTCTGCCATCCTGTCGCCATGAAGAGCAAGTATTCCCAGTACTACAATAAGAGCCTGATCCACTCCTACTATGTCTTTGCGAAGAACCTGACCACCCAGGATCTGGATAAACGAATTGAGGATAAAAAGCAGCTCCCCACCCTGAACATTGTCATTGTGGTCCTGTGCACCATAATCATCCTGGAGAATCTGCTCGTCTTAATCGCCGTCTGCCGCAATAAGAAGTTCCACTCCGCCATGTTTTTCTTCATCGGCAACCTGGCCTTCTCGGACCTGCTCGCAGGTTCGGCCTACATAGCCAACATTTTTCTCTCGGGGTCGAGGACCTTCGATCTGATGCCCATACAGTGGTTCATCCGGGAAGGTACAGTTTTTATTGCCCTGGCAGCTTCGGTCTTCAGCTTGCTGGCGATAGCGATGGAGCGCTATCTCGCAATCACCAAAGTGAAGGTGTACGGCTCCACCAAGACATGTCGCATGTTTCTTTTGATAGGAGCTTCTTGGGTCACCTCGATCCTGCTCGGAGGACTTCCCATTATTGGCTGGAACTGCATCAACAACCTCCCAGAATGCTCGGCGGTCCTGCCGCTGTATTCGAAGAAGTACATCCTCTTTGTCGTCACCATTTTCAGCATCATACTGCTCTCTATTGTCATCCTCTATGTGAAAATCTACTTGATTGTACGCTCCAGCCACCAGGAAGCAACAAACTCCGCCGCCTATGCCCTTTTAAAAACCGTCACGATCGTGCTGGGCGTCTTCATCATGTGCTGGCTGCCTGCTTTCACCATCCTGCTCTTGGATTCATTTTGTCAGATCCAGTTCTGCCCAATCCTCTCCAAATCACAAATGTTTTTTGGCTTCGCCACTCTGAACTCGGCACTTAACCCGGTGATCTACACATTGCGCAGTAAGGATATGAGGAAGGAGTTTCTGCGCGTGTTGTGCTGCTGGGGGGTGCTGCAAAGCGGGAGGCCCGCTGACCGTTGCCTGGTCCCTCTAAAGAGCTCCAGCTCTCTGGAACACTGCACCAACAAACATGAACACCAGACCACGCCTATCATGCAAGACTGCACCACCTGTGTCTAA